AATGGATTGGTTTCTAGTGTCCAGTCGAAAGAAGCTGAACTGTTGTCCCAAAGAATCTTAACCTCAGTGCCTTCACTTAGTGCCACCGTGATCTCTGTTTGATCACCGGAGGGCTGGTTGTCGGAGATGAGATTCCCGGAGCATCCATCAAAGAGTTTGGCATAGGTAGCCACCTCCGTCTGTCCAGTGCTGGAGATGGTGAGATTGGCAAACTCAGTCATGGTATAGGTAAACCAGTAAGGAGTAGAAGGGGTGGTGTTGGTACCCTCAATTGCGTCCACTGCCACTGAGCAGGCTTCACCAGCTTCCAAATCTTCCACTGCCAGGCTCCATGAGAAGTCTCCACCGCCTGGTTCAAAAGCAATAAAAATCTCATCACCCTGCGCTACATCAAGCAAGGTCTGTGATCCCGATCCTTCAGTGATCAATTGGAGTTGCTGACAGTTGCCAGCATAGGTCTTATAGCTTTTATCTCCCCCATCAATTATGATTTTGGATTCCGTATTAGCCAGGGTGAAGCTGTACCAGAGGGTATTCAAGTCGGTTGACGCCACTTGGTTATTGCCCTCGATAGCAAGGAGGGCAAGGCCACAGGCAGCACCTTCCGTAGGTGCTGTGGTGCTCAGGGTCCAGTTGAATTCTTCTTCCGAGTTTCTGGCCGACCAGAGGATTTTGACGGTTTCGCCAGCTGCCACAAGCGTAGATAATTCAGATTGGGTAGTGCCTAAAACGTCATCGCTGGTGTTGATCGCTGGCATGTCGCACCCAGGGTATAAGGTCAAGTAGGTGTTTTGAGTCGTTTGACCGATTGATGAGACCGTCACAATGGATTCCTCTGTGGTGGTGAAGGTATACCACATGGGCGGAGTGGTGGTGTTGGTGCCGACCTGAGCTACTTCAGCCTCATCACATAGTGGACCTATCAACGTGCTGCGTCGGGCCCCGAATTCAAGGACCGTACGCATACGGGCTTTCTGATCGATGGTGAAAATATTCATGCAGGCATCGTCGGAGTAGTCCATGTAGTTCTCAATCATGTCTGGAAACGCATCTTCGGTGCAGCTGTCATTGGCACTACATCCAAAGTTTGGTCCGCCCGCATTCGGGGTGTCTTCACAAAAATCATCCACCTCACAACCACCGTCTCCCCAGATATGTCTTAAGCCCAACCAGTGGCCTACCTCGTGAGTGGTGGTTCTTCCCAGGTCATAAGGTTCGAGTACATTGCCGGTTTTTCCAAAAAATGGATAACCGATCACCACCCCATCTGTACTGGCTGGTCCCATATCGTCTGGGAGATCATCCAGTCCGGAGAGTGAAGGAAACTGGGCATACCCCAGTACGCCATCCAGGTCACCTCCGAAATTGACCACCCAGATATTGAAGTATCTTTCCGGGTCCCAAATAGTTTCCGGCTTGAGCGTCCCTTCCAGCGGAGTTTCTTCCCAGAAAACCCTGCCTCCGTTGATTCTATTGATGCCTGGTTCAGTCAGTGTCTGACCATCAGGATCGGTTAAAACAGGTACAAATTCCACAAAGACATCAGCACCACTTTCGTGGGTATTGGCTCCTGCTCCCAGTCGTCTGAAGTCTTCATTGAGCACTTCAAACTGAGAATTGACCTGAGCTGCGGAGATATTGGAGCTGGTGCCCACGGATTCGCCATTGTGCACCACATGCACAATGGTAGGGATTCGGTATACCTCATCAGTGCTTCTGGCACTACTGGCCTGGCTCAGGCGCTTTTGCAGAGCTTCTTCGAAAGAGGTAGTAGTTTGTCGTTGAGGGTATTTGGCTTGGAGCTTCTGCTCCATTTCTGTAGTGAAGCAGGTACGGTGCTCCGGCACAGTGATTGGGGACTTTGGAGTTAGTGTTTGGAAAAAGGGTCCTTTTGGTTGGGTGGGTTTGCTCCTCTGAGGAGTCAAACTTTGTGCTGTTGCCATAAATCCCAGGCAAAGCATGACGAGGGTCAGACGGTAGTTCATTGTTATGGTGTTTTGAATTGTAGGTAGTTTTTATTCAGCGAAAGGACGGAGAGCGTGTCTTCAGCCTCACCAAATGAGACTACAAGTAGGTCTGCCGTGATCCATCGCCAGGAGCCATGGGTGGCCTTTGGTCGGTCATCCGGCCCGGGGGTATATCTGACGACTTTTTGGCCATCAGACTCAAAAATGATTCGTTCCTGAAAGCGACTGGGTGGAAGACTGGTTTTGTCTGCCGTAAACTGGATTACGCCACCGGAGGCATCTGCAGGTAGTTTATACCAGGTGCCGGGAAGTGCTTCCGTAATGATTTCATTGCTCGAAGAAGCATCTTGTGGGCCCTTGCAGGCCCAAGAAAATGAGAGGAGTAAGAACGCAAACAAAGGCCGAATCATTGACGAATATAGCAAAATTGCAAGTTGCAGTCAAGAGGGCGTTCCGTTAAGCTGAAATTTTATGCGAGAAAACCTAAACTCCTTCTGCCTCCACTTCCTGCACTTCGGGTATCATTCTTTTCAGTAGATTTTCTATCCCTGCTTTAAGAGTGATAGTGGATGAGGGGCATCCACTGCAAGCACCCTGAAGGAGTACTTTTACTTTACCATCTTCAAAGGAACCAAAGGTGATGGCACCACCATCCATTTCCACTGCAGGTCGGATGTATTCGTCCAGGACTCCTTTGATCTTGGCTTCAATGTCAGTATCACCATCCAACACTTTGTGGTCTTCTTCTACTTCCTTTTCGGTAAGAATTTGCTTTCCGGCCTCCAGAAAAGATTTGATGTGGTTTTGCACCTCACCTTTTACTTCATGCCAGTCTACACCTTCGTCTTTGGTCACGGTGATAAAGTTGCTCATGTAAAACACGCGCTTCACATAGGGAAAATCAAAGAGTTCGGCGGCCAATGGAGCCTCTGTGGTACTGGCCCTGTCCGGAAAGTCCCGGCTTACACCCTCTGGGAGCAACAGGAAATTCACCACAAACTTCAAGGAGTTTGGGTTCGGGTTAGACTCAGTATATATGTTGATAGGATTTACAGTGGTTTCCATAGTCATTGATTTGATTCTATACTAAATGCAAAAGTGAGATAAAAGTTCAGAAGAAAGTCACTTTATCCATTAATCTTCTGCCCTTAACTCTCCTTCACTACTGGCGATGAGTGTGGCCACAGTGGCGTCTCCTGTAATATTGGCCACCGTACGCGTCATATCAAGTATTCTGTCTACCGGAAAGATGATGGCGATCCAGGCGGGGTTTAAGCCCACTGTCTGAATAATAATGATGAGCATCACCAAACTCGCGCCTGGCACAGCGGCGGTACCTATGGAGCCCATAGTGGCTGTAAGCACGATAACGAGCTGCTGAGAAAGCGAGAGGTCCACAAAGTGCAGCTGAGCAAGGAATACAGTGGCGATTGCCAGATAAAGACTGGTGCCATCCATATTCACCGTGGCGCCAATAGGCAGGACAAAACTCGATACATTTTTAGAAACGCCCATTCCATCTTCCACACACTCCATAGTCACAGGCAGGGTAGCTGCGCTAGAGCTTGTAGAAAATGCCAGGAATTGAGCCGGGCTCAGGATTTTGAAAAACTTTTTGTAGGAGATTTTCTTGATGAATGTGGACGTGACCAGGGGATAGAAGGCAAACAGCATCACACCCAGACCTATAAGTACCGTGATGGTGTAGGAGCCCAGTCCTCTGAATATCTGAAAGACCTCCGCAGGGCTGTCAGCCATTTTGGCCACCACACCTGCTAATAGCGCGAAAACGAAGAAAGGTGCCGCTGCCATGATGGTGTCCACCATTCTCAGAAACACCTCGTTGATCGAGGAAATGAAGTTTTTTACAGGAGCCCCTTTGTCATTGGGGACCACTGCGAGTGTGATCCCGAAGAAAATGGCAAAGAAGATGACCTGAAGCATCAGCTTATTGTCTGAGATGGACAGGATGATGTTTTCAGGTACCATGTCCACAATGAACTGCAATGGAGGTACCTCCTTTTGCTTTTTGGCGAGGGCTACCTTGTCCTCAACCGTTTGCTGCTGAGCGGCCAGTTCTTGTCCATTACTCATCTCCATCACCAGATCTGCATAGGCAGGATCATTGAGAAAGTTCTTGCCATCTTTTACTTCCACACCAGGGGTATTTTGCACCCAAAGCTCATAGGAGATTCTGTTTTTCATCCGCTGGGCATCATCAATGTGCGAGCCCGGTGCAATGAAATTGACGATAAGGAGGCCGACCGTAATGGCAGTCACCGTGGAGACCAGGTATAGGCCCAGGGTTTTAGCGCCCATTCGGCCCAGTTTGGAGGTGTCATTCAGACCTGATACCCCATCTATAATGGAGAAAAGGACCAGGGGTACCGCGATGAATTTCAGCAGACGAATAAAGATCTGACCAAAAGGATCAATCCAATCAATGGTAAACTGATTCCATCCAAGGGCGCTGGATATAAAGGCCCAGATAATGCCAAGAACAAGCCCAATAATGATCTTTACGTGGAGTGGAAGTTTTTTCATGTTGAAGTTTTTAGATACCGCTGATCTATGTTTTCCGAAATTGCGAGAATATTTATCCTCGTAATTTATTGGTTCTGGCGATCAAATAGAAATCGGCGATGACCAGTGCGGCCATGGCTTCTACGATAGGGACAGCACGTGGCACCACACATGGATCATGACGACCTTTACCGGAAACGGTTACTTCGTTGCCCTGGGTATCTATGCTGGCCTGATCCTGCATGATGGTGGCTACAGGTTTAAAGGCCACATTGAAGTAGATGTCTTGTCCATTGGATATGCCACCCTGTATGCCGCCAGAAAGGTTGGTTTTTGTTTTCACAGTTCCGTCCTCTACGTAGAAAGCGTCGTTGTGTGCCGAGCCTTTCATTTTGATTCCTTCGAAACCGCTTCCATACTCAAACCCCTTCACCGCATTGATGCTGAGCATGGCTTTGCCTAATTCGGCATGGAGTTTATCGAAGACTGGCTCACCCAGCCCTACGGGTACGCCTTTGATTACGCCAGTGACCACCCCACCCACAGTGTCTTGTGATTTTCTGACGTCATCGATGTAGTCAAACATTTGCTGAGCCATCTCAGGATCCGGGCAGCGTACAGCATTGTCTTCCGTTTTGGAAAGGTCAAGTTGCTCATAGCTTTTCTCCAGCTTTAAAGTGCCAACCTGAGATACATAGGCATGAAAGGAGATGCCAAATTCTTTGAGCATAAGCTTGGCGACCGCTCCGGCAGCTACGCGCGCGGCAGTCTCACGGGCAGAGCTTCGCCCACCTCCGCGATAGTCCCGCACTCCATATTTTTCATGGTAGGTGTAGTCCGCGTGTGATGGCCTGAACTTCTCGGCGATGTGACTATAATCTTTACTTTTCTGATCCTTATTGCGGATCAGAAGTCCTATCGGGGTGCCTGTGGAGAGCCCTTCGAACACACCGGATAATATTTCTACTTCGTCTTCTTCTTTTCTTTGGGTGGTGATTTTAGATTGGCCGGGCTTTCTGCGGCTGAGCTCAGACTGGATAAAGGCCATGTCAATTGGTATTCCTGCCGGGCAGCCGTTGATGGTGACGCCAATGGCCACACCGTGTGATTCACCAAAGGTGGTGATGCTAAAAATCTTCCCAAAAATATTTCCCATGAATGATCGAGTGATTATTTACGGATGAAAACCAAGACCGTAAGCGCTAACATAGCCAAAATAAATACGTTGGCAAAGATTCGCATCCATGAGCTATCGTCCAAGCTGGAGAGGGTATTTTCTTTAAATTCTATCCCATCATAGAATGAGCCCATATCATTGGAGAGGATATATTCGTTTTTCCGGCTTTCGCCGGTTACCGCCAGTACCTGTTGCGACCTCAGGGTGTCATATACGCCTTTTTCTGGATTGAAAAAGATCCATTTGAAATAGTCACCAAGCTGATAGGTACCCGGCTCATTGGGGATTCCATAATAGTTGAAGCTTTTGGTGCCTTTTACCTCACCACCTGAGCGGGTCACGTTTTGCTTCACGTTGGGTGCGTAGAAATCAAATATGTCCGTCTCGGGCAATCGGGGTTCTTCTATGGCACTGATGTTGCCTTCGCCCAGGATATTGAAAGTATAGTTGAAGCTTTCTCCGGTTTTGAGGTCCAAACTGTTGATTTTTTCTGCAAGGCGATAGTCCCCCACAGCTACCTGCTCTTTCAGCGGGTGAGGAGGCAGGCTTTTTACGGTTACAGTTTTTGGTTTGGAATAGAACGTCTCAAAATCTTCCTGCCTGTTTCTCCCGAAAAAAGAAGGGTTCTTGGCCACTTTGTATTTGATGAGTTTCAAACCCACAGTGGGGAAAGTGATGTTTTCCTGATTGAGTGGATAGAACGAGGCCTGATAGACCCGATACTGCGTGAAGGCGCGGTTGTTGATGGTTACGGGCTCACCGTTAATGTTGTCGATGTTGAAATTTTCCTCCCAACAATTGGCGGGTTTTATTTCTTTGACGATTTCGGTGATCTGTTTGCCCAGGTCATAAAAGCGCATATCCGCTCTGTTGGACTCAGCCACATAAAAGGCGAGTGTGGTGGTGAAGCCTTCACCCACGTATACTTCCTTTTTGTCTGTGGTGAGGGCCAAAAAGGCATCGGCATCCACATCGATAAACTCTGTGGGTTCGCTGTTTCTGTTTTTGAATACATCAAAAGGATCTACAAAAGGATCGTTGGACGGTCTTTGTTGTTGCTTGGCTGGAGGACCCACTTTTATGGTGAATCCGGGAACCTCTATTTTTTCGTCGTTGATGGTCATGGAAAAGCCATTGACCTGAAAGGAGCCCTCACGGGTGGCCTGATAATTTTGGATGATGCTCTGCGAGGAAGTCATCCGGCCATTGATAAAACTTGTGGAGGTGGAAGAGGAGGTTCCTCTTTTGACAAAACCTTCAATCTCCGGGAAAGGGGTATAGCCTTTGAGCCGTTCGTTTTCTACTTTGATGGTGATTCGGAAATATTGGTTCATCCCGATTTCTGTATCCCCAATTTCCACTTGTTTTTCCTGAGCCAAAGCAGGTAATGAAAAAATAAGTACCATCAAACAACCTAGCCAGCCTTCTCTCGTTTTTAACATATGTGTTACTTGAAATCGTTTGCAGTGAATGCTTTTTGATCTTGCATCAAAGCTATTAATTGTTTAACTTTTAAGTAATGCGTTTTCAGAAGGAAAACGTCAATTTTGTAGTGTTAGTTAACCCTTTAACAAAATTTCACATTTATGTTAGAGTATTTCAAAACCATCCTTGCAAAAGTAAGTTTTGACCGGTGGCTCTTTGAAAAAGAGCTGAAGAAAGCGATCAGGTCACTGGTCCCGGAAGAGATAATCACTTTAAGGGACTGGTGTTATGATCAGTTTGGTCAGATTTATGAATCTATTTTGAATAAGTGCTTCACGAAGGCACTCAATTAAGCCCCAAAAAGCCCTCCCGATAGTCATCGGGAGGGCTTTTTTATGTCAGAGCTTTTGTAAATTTCTCCGGGCACCAGTTGCCAGTTTTTCCAGCTCCAGGGCTTTGTGCACAAGCTCAGGGTTTTTGTGCTGGTGATAAAACAGTTGAAAAATATCGAGGATAGAAATATCACTACCTTCTTCGATCAGGGACATCTGATCCCCAGCTTTCACTTTTCCAGGTGTGATCACCCGTAGGTATACACCGGAGTGGCCGGCAGCAATAAATTCCTTGAGGACTTTTTGTGTTCCGAAACGAATCCCGAGTTTGAAACAGGGCTGCCGCGGCTCTGAAACCTCCACCACCGCTGTGCCAATGCTGTAGATTGATCCGATGTGAATTTTGGATTCATCCAGACCCATCACAGTAATATTCTCACCGAACATGCCCCAATCCCAGGATAACTGGGGGTATCTGGTTTTCCAGGAAGGGTACACATCGGCAGAGAATAAGTAGCATGCTTTGTCTATGCCGCCATGGTACTTGCGGTCCACCACATGGTCGTTTTCCACATCTTCATATCCCAGGGTGATGTGATCATTTACCGGATACTTGAAGATTCCGGTTTCCACTTCTTTCCGTTTCCATCGGACGGTTTGCCTTTCTCCCAGATTGATTGAGACCACCTGCATGGCCTAAAGCAGTTCGTTTGCGAGGTTGGCCAGCTCTGAGCGTTCACCTTTTTCCAGCGTGATGTGGGCGTACATCGGGTGCCCCTGTATGCGATCAATCAGATACGAAAGTCCGTTACTTTGGGAGTCCAGGTAGGGCGTATCAATCTGATAAATATCCCCGGTGAAGATGATCTTAGTGTTTTCGCCGGCTCTGGTGATGATGGTCTTGATCTCATGCGGGGTAAGGTTCTGAGCCTCGTCCACAATGAAGAAAATATTGGACAAGCTCCTACCTCTGATATATGCCAGGGGGGTGATCATAAGTTTCTCCTGATTGACCATCTCGGTGATGTTTCTAAATTCCTTATCACTTTCCTTAAACTGGTTCTGGATAAACTTCAGGTTGTCCCAAAGCGGCTCCATGTAAGGGTTGAGTTTGGATTTGATGTCGCCGGGCAAGTATCCAATGTCTTTATTGCTCAGTGGCACGATGGGGCGGGCAAGGTAGATCTGTTTAAAATTTCGCCGTTGCTCCAGCGCAGACGCCAGTGCCAGGAGGGTTTTTCCGGTTCCGGCCACTCCGTTGATGCTCACCAGTTTGATGTCCGGATTCAGCATGGCATGTATCGCAAAGGTCTGTTCTGCATTGCGTGGCTTCACTCCGTAGATAGGCATTTTATCCACCTTATCGATGGTCTTTTCTACAGCATTGTAGTGAGAGAGCACAGAGTTTTTCTCACTTTTCAGAATATAATAACTGTTGGCTATGCCTTTTTTCCTGCCCAGTACTTCTTTACGATCTATAGACCCCATCCTGAAAAGATGATCGATGCTGTCCGAGGACACATCTACTTCATATTTTCCTGTATGCAGGGTGCTTACATTTTTGATTTTCCCGGTTTCATAGTCTTCAGCCGGCAGGTCCAGCGATTTGGCCTTGAGCCTCAGGTTGATGTCTTTGCTGATCAGAATCACCTGTCGCTTCTTTTCGTTTTGCTTCAGGGTCAGGGCGGCATTGAGGATGCTGTGATCATTTTTGCGTTCGCCAAATACCTTATGGGCGTCCACCTCACTGTTCATCTCCATGAGTACTTTAAACTGTCCCTTGGACTTCCCATTGAGTGGATTCCAGTTTTGAAGCATTTTGCCCTCGGCGAGCTTATCCAGTAGTCTGGTAAACTCCCGGGCCTCAAAATTCTTAGTGTCATTCCCCTTCTTGAAGGTATCCAGTTCTTCTAAAACCGTGATAGGAATGCCCACGTCATGCTCTGCAAAATTGAGAATAGAATCATGAGCATAAAGGATCACAGAAGTATCCAGAACGAATATTTTCTTGTCTTTGATGGTGGTTTTAGCCATAGTAAGAAGTTGCTTGCAGTGAAAAAGGGGGCGTCTTGTAATATTAAAAATTTGGAGATAATAACTTTAAGAAACAGCTAAAAATCTGCAAAAAATTATTCTACCGCCATGTACCAGTCTTCCTGCTCACGGGGGATGATTTTGAGTACATTGGCGATCACCATTTGCACCATGGTATGGGAGGCAGATGGGTAGTCCAGACCGGTGAGTTCTCTAAATTGATTGACGGTGACTTTTTCGTTTTCATTGAGGTAGTTGAAAAGGAGCTTTTCGTTCAGCCCATAGGCGAAATGGGTGTCTTGTGGCTGATTGTTGAATTTCAGAATCTTTCTGATCTCGGGGCTGGCCTGTATGGAACGGTCACCCACGCGTACGAAGGCCTTCCCGTAGCGATGTTGCTTCTTTTCAAAAGCGTAGTACGGTTTCTTTTTGCCTGGTAAAATGTGGTAATGCAGTAGCCCACGCTTCTCGGTGAGCTGAAATGTGTGCACTTCAAAAGCTATGGACGGACGGCAGAGTTCTCTGATGGCTTTTTGGAGGAGAAAATCTTCCTCCTCTGCATATTTACACCCCACGATGGACCGGTCATCGTCCACCCCTACAAACAAATGTCCTCCCTTGGTATTGGCGAAAGCCACTACCTCCCGGATGACCTTTTCAGGGTGGGCAATCTTACGTTTGAACTCTACCAGATCACTTTCACCGCCATAGATCAGTCGTTTGATCTCATGCAATTCCATAACCGAAATCTAATAATCTTCCTCTTCATCTTCTCCTTCGGGCATAGAAAACATACTACTCAGGAGGTCCTTAAACTGCATGCCGCGCTCTAGTTTGTGCTTGCTGAGGAGGCTGTACTCAGCCAGACCGTGCAAGGCAAATTCCATCAGGAACAGCTTAAACTCTTTGGGCTGTTTACCGTGCTGATCACTCACCAGCTGCTCCAAACCGGGGATTTGCATGAGTTCTTGCTCATAGGCAGCGGCGGAGTAGTCGTGCAGCACGTCCACCATGTTGCCATCACCAAACCAGTCAGTAATTTTTTGATACGGATTTTTCCCTTCTTTCTGTTTTCTGTTGCTTTCAGGATCAGGGAAATAGTTAATAAACTGCTTACGAATGGCTTTTCCGACAAGATTTTGCGCCACTATGCCCGGGCCCTCCTGTTCGCCTTCATAGACCAGTTCCACTTTGCCGGTAATGGCCGGGATCACCCCGATGAGGTCGGAAACCCGTACAAATGTTTTCTTCTCATTATTGACCAGAAGTCTTCGCTCCGCGGCGCTGATCAGATTTTCGTAAGCGGAGATGGTCAGCCTGGCTGAAACACCACTTTTGGCATCTACGTACTCGCTTTCCCTGGCTTCAAAAGCCACTTGCTCGATCAGGTCTTTCATGAGATCGAAAACCCCGATCTGTTCCGACTGACTTTTTTCGATGTTGGCTTCCTGCTGAGTGATTTTTTTACCAATCTCGATGGATTTGGGATAGTGTGTAATGATCTGACTGTCGATACGGTCTTTCAGAGGGGTGACAATACTTCCCCGGTTGGTATAATCCTCAGGATTGGCTGTAAAAACAAATTGTACATCTAGCGGGAGCCTAAGTTTGAATCCTCTGATCTGGATGTCGCCCTCCTGTAGGATGTTGAAAAGCGCAACCTGTATCCTGGCTTGGAGGTCAGGTAATTCATTGATCACAAAAATGCATCGGTGTGATCGAGGGATGAGTCCGTAGTGAATCACCCGCTCATCCGAATAGGGCAGTTTCAGACTCGCGGCTTTGATGGGGTCTACATCGCCAATCAAATCCGCGATGGTCACATCGGGTGTAGCCAGCTTTTCGGTATATCGGTCACTTCTGTGCATCCAATGGATGGGCGTATCATCACCGTGCTCAGCCACTGCATCCTTGGCAAATTTTGAGATGGGCCTCATGGGGTCATCATTGAGGTCAGAGCCGGCCACACAGGGGATGTATTCGTCGAGGAGGAGGGTCATCATTCTGGCGATTCGGGTTTTGGCCTGCCCTCTGAGTCCCAGAAAGTTGATATTATGCTTGGCAAGAATGGCCCGCTCTATGTCAGGGATGACCGTGTCTTCATACCCCCAGATTCCTTCAAACACGTTGTGCTTTTTCTGAAAGTTGGCAATCAGGTTTTTTCTGAGTTCCTCCTTAATGGTGAGTGGCTCGTACCCCGTATTTTTCAGCGCTCCCAATGTCTTTATGCTTAGGAGTTTATTGGCTGGTATCTCTGTGTAGTTCATCAACGGTTTGTTAAAGGTTTTTCCTTCGGTTTTTTTTGTAGTCTTCAAAAATCAGATGGCCCAATCCCTGAAGGCTGCTGTAATAGGCATTGCCACTGTTTACTTCCGTAAACTCCCGGACAAATTGCTGGAGGTAGGGATCAGAAGCAATCATAAAAGTGGTAATGGGAATGTTGATTCGACGACATTGGGCCGCCAGATTAAGGGTTTTGTTCAGGATTTTTGGATCCAGTCCGAAGCTGTTTTGGTAGTATTTGATTCCTTCCTTTAGGCAGGTGGGCTTGCCATCAGTGATCATAAAGATCTGTTTGTTCTTGTTTTTTCTCCTTCTCAGGAGATCCATAGCTAGTTCCAGTCCGGCAACTGTATTGGTGTGATAGGGGCCTACATTCAGGTAGGGAAGGTCTTTGATCTCGATCTGCCAGGCGTCATTGCCAAACACGATGATGTCCAGTGTGTCCTTGGGGTACTTTTTGGTGATCATTTCCGCAAGTGCCATGGCCACTTTCTTCGCAGGGGTGATGCGATCCTCTCCATATAAGATCATGGAATGGCTGATGTCTATCATCAACACGGTGGAGGTTTGAGTTTTGAATTCGCGCTCCCGCACCTCCAGGTCGCCTTCTGTGAGCATGAAGTCACCAAATCCATGGTTGATCTGCGCGTTTTTGAGACTTTCCGTGAGCTCAATCTGCTCCGGGCTGTCGCCAAACTGAAATTCTCTGAAGTCTGAACTGATCTCGTCACCACGTCCGGAATGCCGGGTATGGTGGTCGCCTTTTCCGGATTTTCTGAGCTTTCCGAAAATTTCTTCCAACGCACTTTTCCGGATGGTTTGCTCACTCTTTGCGGTGAGCTTGAATTCCCCTTTTTGATTGTCATCAGTAATGTATCCCTTGGCTTTCAGGTCTTCAATGAAGTCCCCAATCCCGTATTCTGCATTGCTGATATTGTACTGTCTGTCCAGATTGGTAAGCCAGCTCAGGGCCTCAGCCACGTCTCCCGCGGTGATCACCATGAGCTGAAGAAAGACATTGAGCAGGTTGTCAAAGGTGCTTTGCTCGGGGTTTTTCTCAGGGATGTATTCGGTAAATCGTTGGCCAATCATACGGATGTGGTTTTGGTCTTAGTAAACTAAAAAAAACCAAGAATGATTTCCACTTTTTTAAGAATACCTCAGATTTTTCTAAGGATGGTTCAAATGATTAGCGGAAATAGAAAAATCCTCTTAAATTTAAGAGATAGACCCGTTCGATATGCCAGGAAGAAAACCCATATTCGCCAGCCTTTT
The DNA window shown above is from Marinoscillum sp. 108 and carries:
- a CDS encoding magnesium chelatase, with product MNYTEIPANKLLSIKTLGALKNTGYEPLTIKEELRKNLIANFQKKHNVFEGIWGYEDTVIPDIERAILAKHNINFLGLRGQAKTRIARMMTLLLDEYIPCVAGSDLNDDPMRPISKFAKDAVAEHGDDTPIHWMHRSDRYTEKLATPDVTIADLIGDVDPIKAASLKLPYSDERVIHYGLIPRSHRCIFVINELPDLQARIQVALFNILQEGDIQIRGFKLRLPLDVQFVFTANPEDYTNRGSIVTPLKDRIDSQIITHYPKSIEIGKKITQQEANIEKSQSEQIGVFDLMKDLIEQVAFEARESEYVDAKSGVSARLTISAYENLISAAERRLLVNNEKKTFVRVSDLIGVIPAITGKVELVYEGEQEGPGIVAQNLVGKAIRKQFINYFPDPESNRKQKEGKNPYQKITDWFGDGNMVDVLHDYSAAAYEQELMQIPGLEQLVSDQHGKQPKEFKLFLMEFALHGLAEYSLLSKHKLERGMQFKDLLSSMFSMPEGEDEEEDY
- a CDS encoding VWA domain-containing protein, encoding MIGQRFTEYIPEKNPEQSTFDNLLNVFLQLMVITAGDVAEALSWLTNLDRQYNISNAEYGIGDFIEDLKAKGYITDDNQKGEFKLTAKSEQTIRKSALEEIFGKLRKSGKGDHHTRHSGRGDEISSDFREFQFGDSPEQIELTESLKNAQINHGFGDFMLTEGDLEVREREFKTQTSTVLMIDISHSMILYGEDRITPAKKVAMALAEMITKKYPKDTLDIIVFGNDAWQIEIKDLPYLNVGPYHTNTVAGLELAMDLLRRRKNKNKQIFMITDGKPTCLKEGIKYYQNSFGLDPKILNKTLNLAAQCRRINIPITTFMIASDPYLQQFVREFTEVNSGNAYYSSLQGLGHLIFEDYKKNRRKNL